Below is a window of Chryseobacterium indicum DNA.
AAAAGGTATCGAAAAAATCTTTGCCTACAGCGTAAGAATGCACGATGCCAAGACGAACACCTCAAATTTTGTTTTGTCCGATACTACCGTTCAGGAGAATAATACCTCTTTTCCTACCGATGCAAAATTGTGCAAAAAAGTGATTGATTATTGCAACAAAATAGCCGGAAATGAAGGCATAAAACAAAGACAACGCTACACAAAAGTCAGCAAACAAATGGTGCGCAACACCTACAACGGAAAACATCCCAAGCGGGCAAAAGCGGCAAGGAAATCTCAAAGACAGCTCAAAACCATCGCCATGAGACTGATTCGTGAATTGCAACGGAATTTTAATGCAGAACAGCAAGAATTTTATAAAGATTTAATGACATTGTACACCAAGGTTGTCACACAAAAAAGAAACGATGCCGATAAAATTTACAGCATTCACAAGCCTTTTACCCGATGTATTGCCAAAGGAAAAGCGCATAGCCAGTATGAATTTGGGAATAAGGTAGGTTTGATAACCACCGCCAACAAAGGCAAGAAAATTATTCTCGGGATTAAAGCATTTTTGCAAACTCCTTACGATGGTCACACCATAGAACCACTTTTGGAACAGATGGAAACCGGTGGTCAAAAGCTCCCAAAAGAACTCGTTTACGATAGAGGTGGCAGAGGAAAATCAGAAATAAAGGGCGTGAAAATCTCCATCCCAAGCACTCCAAGAAAAAAAGACACTGCTTATCAAAAGCAGACAAAGCGCAAAAAATTTAGAACCAGAGCGGCAATAGAACCTATCATCGGACATTTAAAAACCGATTTTAGGCTGGCAAAAAATTACTTCATGGGAGAAACGGGACCACAAATCAATGCATTACTAGCTGCAACCGCTTGGAACATGAAGAAAATGATGGAACTACTGAAACAGAAAATTATTTTCTTATTTTATAAGATACAAATTATGCTGTTTTCTAATCCTGTTTTTAAAAATAAATTAAATAGTGGGTTTTGTTAAGGAACGACTAATTATGAAAAAATTATTTTTATTCTCTGTTTTGGTTTTTCTTTGGAATTGTGGAGCAAATTCAAAAGAAAATAGTAGCGTAGTTTCCAATGGTACTATTCAAGCATTACCAAAAAAATTAGAGAGTTCAAATCCACCTGTTTTTTATATTGCAGGATTTGAAGACCTGGTTGGTGAGTATAATAAGAAGAATATGAATGGTGATGGTGTTATAGAAAGCGTTCATAAAATTACAGAAGATGAATTTGACCGAAGTATTGCTGCATATCATCCGTATAATTTATATAATGTACAGTCAATCATTAACAGTCAACAATTTAAAGATACACTGGCTAAAGCTGGTGATAATGATTATATAAAGATAACTTTTCCAGAAGACTATGATGCAGATAATTTTACATATAGCATAGCAAGCAAGTTTGAATTTGGCAATTGTAAATCACTATATAGTAAACAATTACTCACAAAAATTTTCGATTTACCTAATAAATTGGATGTAATAATTACAAAAGGTAAAGAACGTGTATTGGACAATCCTCAATATAATATTAAGCGGGGTGATTATGTAGAGGCTTTATTTGCCATTAAATTAAACGAACGTGATGAGACTGGAGAAAATAAATATATTTATTACAATCTTTCACATGATCCTACAAAACCATATAAATAAGAATGGACTTAACACTCATTGGGTACATCTCAATACTAACATTAGCAGTAGCTATTATTTTTCTAAAATGGAAGAGTAATAGCATACTGCTTTTTATACTTTTTGTGAATGCATTTACAGAGATAGTTACCTCATTTAAAGGTGTCAGCGTATGGATTCCCAATCTCTATGTATATGCACATCAGATGTTATGGTTTTATTTTTTATTCAAGTTTTTTAGCTATGAAAAAAAAATGAGTGCTATTTTCCTATTCTACACCTTATTTTTCATCATAGATATTTCGTTAATAGAAAGGCACTCGAGTTTTAGTAGTTATTCTTTTATTGTGGGAACATTTATATATGTATTGTCTTTTATCTTATTAAGTTCTTCATTTTTAGAACATGAAAAGTTTAGTCTTTTTCAATCAAATTCATATATCCTTGCATTTTCGCCTGTTTTATTTTTGTTGGGGATGAGTATCATATTTGGGTTTAAAGAAAAATATCTTAATTCTATCATAATAACAGAAGGTATAACTCTGCATACTTTTGGTTTTGTAGGACCATATCTTAATTCTATTACCATATTTAGAATAACCCTCTATACATTAATTAACAGTCCTTGTAATGTTATATATTATGGTTTGATCAACTTATATATTTACAAAGAAAACAAAAGCCATGTCCACGCATAAAATCGCATTAGGAATCATTATCATTATGCTACTAGTATGTTTACTGGTACTATTCTGCGTGATCCTGATACGGCTTCATATTCACAAAATAACCAATTACCAAAAAGAC
It encodes the following:
- a CDS encoding IS5 family transposase codes for the protein MLGKNPEKKPELFRPMLVDFIDHEHELVLLSEKIDWNYFEKEFSPLYSKVGNPSHPIRFMVGCLLLKHLYNLGDETLEKAWIMNPYMQHFCGRVFFEHEFPCDPSNFVHFRKRIGEKGIEKIFAYSVRMHDAKTNTSNFVLSDTTVQENNTSFPTDAKLCKKVIDYCNKIAGNEGIKQRQRYTKVSKQMVRNTYNGKHPKRAKAARKSQRQLKTIAMRLIRELQRNFNAEQQEFYKDLMTLYTKVVTQKRNDADKIYSIHKPFTRCIAKGKAHSQYEFGNKVGLITTANKGKKIILGIKAFLQTPYDGHTIEPLLEQMETGGQKLPKELVYDRGGRGKSEIKGVKISIPSTPRKKDTAYQKQTKRKKFRTRAAIEPIIGHLKTDFRLAKNYFMGETGPQINALLAATAWNMKKMMELLKQKIIFLFYKIQIMLFSNPVFKNKLNSGFC